The Sphingorhabdus sp. Alg231-15 genome has a segment encoding these proteins:
- the betA gene encoding choline dehydrogenase, with protein MPIVSEADWDYIIVGAGSAGCVLANRLTENGSNRVLLLEAGGSDKNILIQMPTALSYPMASETYNWGYLSDAEPALDGRQITCPRGKALGGTSSINGMVYVRGHSCDFEEWEAAGAKGWNYANCLPYFKRSESWQFGADDYRGGDGPLGVGGGNNMTGNPLYQAFIDAGVEAGYPSTDDYNGFRQEGFGPMHMTVRGGIRESTGRAYLDPIKSRANLTVWKDALVDRIVLEGKQAVGVVLTHTGIRKTISAKREIILSAGSIASPAILQRSGIGAPEILSKAGVETLHELPGVGENLQDHLEIYFQFRCKKPVSLNSKLGLFSKLLIGMRWFFFKSGLGATNHFESCAFIRSDAGVKSPDIQYHFLPAAMRYDGTPSVKGHGFQVHVGPNKPKSRGHVQIQSADPAAAPRIKFNYMQHPDDVAKWRQCIRLTREIIAQPAMDAYRGEELQPGLDVATDGQIDEWVKDNVESAYHPCGTCKMGPQSDAMAVVDPECQVIGLDGLRVVDASVFPTVTNGNINAPTIMVAERASDMILGQPLLPGSSAPSWIDEKWQMRQREGEPVRAVN; from the coding sequence GGATCAAACCGCGTATTGCTTCTTGAGGCGGGCGGCAGCGACAAGAATATTCTGATCCAGATGCCAACCGCCTTGTCTTATCCGATGGCATCAGAAACCTATAATTGGGGATATCTATCCGACGCGGAACCGGCCCTGGATGGTCGCCAGATCACCTGTCCGCGCGGCAAAGCATTGGGCGGTACATCGTCGATCAATGGCATGGTTTATGTGCGCGGTCATAGCTGTGATTTTGAGGAGTGGGAAGCAGCCGGAGCGAAGGGATGGAATTATGCCAATTGCTTGCCCTATTTCAAACGATCAGAAAGCTGGCAATTTGGCGCGGACGATTATCGTGGCGGAGACGGTCCGCTGGGTGTCGGAGGTGGCAACAACATGACCGGCAATCCGCTGTATCAGGCCTTTATCGATGCCGGTGTGGAGGCAGGATATCCATCGACCGACGACTATAACGGTTTTCGGCAGGAAGGATTTGGTCCGATGCACATGACCGTGCGCGGCGGTATCAGGGAATCCACCGGGCGGGCCTATCTTGATCCGATAAAGTCACGAGCGAACCTGACCGTCTGGAAAGATGCGCTTGTTGACCGGATAGTGTTGGAAGGCAAGCAAGCGGTTGGCGTGGTTCTGACCCATACCGGCATCAGAAAAACAATATCGGCGAAAAGGGAAATCATTCTGTCGGCAGGCTCGATCGCATCGCCAGCCATTTTGCAGCGATCCGGTATCGGAGCTCCAGAAATTCTGTCCAAAGCGGGTGTTGAAACCTTGCACGAATTGCCTGGCGTCGGGGAGAATTTGCAGGACCATCTTGAGATTTACTTTCAGTTCCGATGCAAAAAACCGGTCAGTTTGAACAGCAAATTGGGATTGTTCAGCAAATTGCTGATCGGCATGCGCTGGTTTTTCTTCAAATCCGGTCTTGGCGCGACCAACCATTTTGAATCCTGCGCATTCATCCGATCAGATGCAGGCGTTAAATCGCCCGATATCCAGTATCATTTTCTCCCCGCAGCAATGCGCTATGATGGCACGCCATCCGTCAAAGGTCATGGTTTTCAGGTACATGTAGGCCCCAATAAGCCGAAAAGTCGGGGGCACGTGCAGATTCAATCTGCCGATCCGGCCGCGGCGCCGCGTATAAAATTCAACTATATGCAGCATCCCGATGACGTTGCGAAATGGCGGCAATGCATCAGGTTAACCCGCGAGATTATCGCGCAGCCGGCGATGGATGCATATCGCGGCGAGGAGCTGCAACCGGGCCTTGATGTCGCGACGGACGGGCAGATTGATGAATGGGTCAAGGATAATGTGGAAAGCGCCTATCATCCTTGTGGTACCTGCAAGATGGGACCGCAAAGCGATGCCATGGCGGTGGTTGATCCAGAATGCCAGGTGATCGGGCTTGATGGATTGCGGGTCGTTGACGCCTCTGTCTTTCCCACCGTGACCAACGGAAATATCAACGCCCCGACCATCATGGTGGCCGAGCGCGCGTCCGATATGATTTTGGGCCAGCCGCTATTGCCCGGATCATCGGCCCCGAGCTGGATCGATGAAAAATGGCAGATGCGGCAACGCGAAGGAGAGCCTGTCCGGGCTGTGAACTGA
- a CDS encoding 2'-5' RNA ligase family protein produces MTEPNKPIIMTAMMGKQDLAWADALRRKHYPSERNVLPAHITLFHHLPPQALSEIKRAVKDMTQHNPPPITSLQRLIHLGSGVAYQLHSPDLLAMRMELADRFHGLLVAQDQQVPRLHITVQNKVSAKEAKALQTVLTLDFEPRPFEIKGLALHHYMDGPWQDIGAWPFRG; encoded by the coding sequence ATGACCGAGCCTAACAAACCGATCATCATGACTGCCATGATGGGCAAACAGGATCTTGCCTGGGCGGATGCCTTACGCCGGAAACATTATCCGTCCGAGCGCAATGTCCTTCCCGCGCATATTACCCTGTTTCATCATCTGCCGCCGCAAGCGCTGAGTGAGATCAAGCGGGCTGTCAAAGACATGACGCAACATAATCCTCCGCCGATTACCTCCCTGCAACGGTTAATCCATCTCGGCAGCGGAGTCGCATATCAGCTCCATTCCCCGGACTTGCTTGCGATGCGTATGGAATTGGCCGACCGGTTCCATGGTCTTTTGGTAGCGCAGGATCAACAGGTGCCGCGGCTGCACATCACTGTTCAGAACAAAGTGTCAGCGAAGGAAGCAAAAGCGTTGCAGACGGTCCTGACGCTGGATTTCGAACCCCGACCATTTGAGATCAAGGGACTGGCGCTGCATCATTATATGGACGGGCCTTGGCAGGATATCGGTGCCTGGCCGTTTCGCGGCTAG
- a CDS encoding FAD-dependent oxidoreductase: MNKSYDILIVGAGHAGAQAAIALRQQKFEGSIGLMGNEKYPPYERPPLSKEYLAGDKAFERIMLRPESFWGERNIDLLTGCRVSKVDPMDKTVTLSTDDEIGYHKLIWATGGTPRMLDCPGSQARNIHGVRSRADVDKIMAALPTTETVVVVGGGYIGLEAAAVLNKLGKKVTVLESLDRVLSRVAGETLSRFYEAEHRAHGVTVELGATVEGFETNDEGMATGVKLSDGRVLSTDMVIVGIGIIPETGPLVAAGAAAGNGVDVDQHCRTSLNGVYAIGDCAAHANRFAAGAHIRLESVQNANDQAKVAALDIIGEDCEYDSVPWFWSNQYDLKLQTVGLSTGHDEYIVRGDPTNRSFSVIYLKDGKVIALDCVNATKDYVQGRKVVESGLSLDPTQLADTDIPIKEVEQI, encoded by the coding sequence ATGAACAAATCCTACGACATCTTGATCGTTGGCGCGGGCCATGCCGGTGCGCAGGCCGCCATAGCGTTGCGCCAGCAGAAGTTTGAAGGCTCTATCGGACTGATGGGCAATGAGAAATATCCACCCTATGAGCGCCCACCACTGTCCAAGGAATATCTGGCAGGCGATAAGGCGTTTGAACGAATCATGCTGCGCCCCGAGAGCTTCTGGGGCGAGCGTAACATCGATCTGCTTACCGGGTGCCGGGTTTCGAAAGTGGACCCGATGGACAAGACCGTCACGCTGAGCACCGATGATGAAATTGGCTATCACAAGCTGATCTGGGCTACGGGCGGAACCCCGCGAATGCTGGATTGTCCAGGAAGCCAGGCGCGTAATATTCATGGCGTGCGCTCGCGCGCGGATGTCGACAAGATCATGGCCGCCTTGCCCACGACCGAAACGGTCGTCGTTGTCGGAGGCGGTTATATCGGCCTGGAGGCAGCAGCGGTCCTCAACAAGCTTGGCAAGAAAGTCACGGTGCTGGAATCGCTCGATCGGGTGTTGTCGCGGGTTGCCGGAGAAACATTGTCGCGCTTCTATGAAGCAGAGCATCGCGCGCACGGCGTAACTGTCGAACTGGGCGCGACGGTCGAAGGGTTCGAAACCAATGACGAAGGCATGGCAACTGGCGTAAAGCTGTCCGACGGGCGCGTGCTGTCAACCGATATGGTCATCGTCGGTATCGGCATCATCCCGGAAACCGGCCCTCTGGTCGCCGCTGGCGCAGCCGCTGGCAATGGTGTCGACGTTGATCAGCATTGCCGTACCAGCCTGAATGGAGTCTATGCCATTGGCGATTGCGCGGCGCATGCTAACCGTTTTGCCGCCGGCGCGCATATCCGCCTTGAATCCGTGCAAAATGCCAATGATCAGGCCAAGGTCGCTGCGCTCGATATTATTGGCGAGGATTGCGAATATGATTCCGTGCCGTGGTTCTGGTCCAATCAATATGATCTTAAGCTGCAAACCGTCGGACTATCGACCGGTCATGACGAATATATCGTGCGCGGAGATCCTACGAACCGGTCTTTTTCGGTCATCTATCTGAAGGATGGGAAGGTCATCGCGCTGGATTGTGTCAACGCCACCAAAGATTATGTCCAGGGCCGCAAGGTTGTTGAAAGCGGCCTCAGTCTGGACCCTACGCAACTGGCAGACACCGATATACCGATCAAGGAAGTCGAGCAGATCTAG
- a CDS encoding queuosine precursor transporter, giving the protein MSSNPIKRSSAASQTGHKFRYFDFVMAAFVTILLLSNVIGAAKQTFITISGEQWVYGAGILFFPLGYVIGDILTEVYGYARARRVIWAGFAAMLFMAFMSWVVVSLPPADGWEGQAAYESVFGQVPRIVAASIIAFWAGEFVNSYVMARMKVWTQGKMLWSRTIGSTVVGQGVDSLIFYPLAFWGVWETSAVLTVMVTNWLLKVLWEAVLTPVTYVVVGWLKRREGVDIYDEATNFTPFSTKT; this is encoded by the coding sequence ATGAGCAGCAATCCCATCAAACGCAGCAGTGCCGCCAGTCAGACGGGGCATAAGTTCCGCTATTTTGACTTCGTGATGGCGGCCTTTGTCACCATACTGCTGCTGTCTAACGTCATCGGGGCAGCCAAGCAGACATTTATCACCATCAGCGGCGAGCAATGGGTTTATGGAGCCGGTATTTTATTCTTTCCTCTCGGCTATGTAATTGGCGATATCCTCACCGAGGTGTACGGCTACGCTCGGGCGCGGCGGGTGATCTGGGCCGGTTTTGCCGCAATGCTGTTCATGGCGTTTATGAGCTGGGTTGTCGTATCTCTGCCGCCAGCCGATGGCTGGGAAGGGCAGGCGGCCTATGAAAGCGTTTTCGGTCAGGTGCCGCGGATTGTTGCGGCCTCGATTATTGCATTTTGGGCCGGGGAATTTGTTAACAGCTATGTGATGGCACGGATGAAAGTCTGGACGCAGGGGAAGATGCTGTGGTCACGGACAATTGGCTCCACCGTAGTAGGGCAGGGGGTCGATAGCCTGATTTTCTATCCACTGGCCTTTTGGGGTGTGTGGGAAACATCGGCCGTGTTGACGGTGATGGTCACCAACTGGCTGTTGAAAGTCCTGTGGGAAGCGGTTTTGACACCGGTAACCTATGTCGTTGTCGGCTGGCTGAAACGGCGCGAAGGCGTCGACATCTATGACGAGGCGACTAACTTCACACCGTTCAGCACCAAGACCTGA